The Lacrimispora xylanolytica genome has a segment encoding these proteins:
- a CDS encoding PhoH family protein yields MIKTYVVDTNVLIQAPDALYCFEDNQVVLPVVVLEELDHLKKAEGEKGANARAAIRNLEQLRHKGDLLSGVKLEQGGSIRIETNFVDVKLPPDLPDDKMDNRILKVCKGLEGDVVLVTKDILLRIKAQIIGVKAEDFTAEQVPERSDQYQGRTEVYVPEESFKDYKKKGIPIDQVYVMDETGEKRKPELTENQFILLKADQSTKKTVLGRVSKTKIVPLEYGKHKPYGISPRNAGQYFLQEALMQPAETAPLVIVKGMAGTAKTFYSLAVGLEKLLNNPTGEYRRIMISRPNAQFDSDIGFLPGDEQEKISPLMRPVIDNLEQLIDSNEEKRYEKEEELAGKIEEIFGRGLIKTEALNYIRGRSIVQTYLIIDEAQNMTPNQVKGIITRAGKGTKIILLGDPNQIDRPFLDERTNGLSFAAEHMKGSSLCWQVTLTAEECERSLLAMDAVKRL; encoded by the coding sequence ATGATAAAAACCTATGTGGTAGATACGAATGTACTGATTCAGGCCCCTGATGCCCTATACTGCTTTGAAGACAATCAGGTGGTGCTTCCGGTGGTGGTTTTAGAAGAACTGGATCATCTGAAAAAGGCGGAAGGAGAAAAGGGGGCCAATGCCAGAGCAGCCATCAGGAATCTGGAGCAGCTCCGTCATAAAGGTGATTTGCTATCCGGCGTTAAGCTGGAGCAGGGTGGTTCTATAAGGATTGAAACAAACTTCGTAGATGTAAAGCTTCCTCCTGATTTGCCTGATGATAAGATGGATAACCGGATTTTAAAGGTCTGTAAGGGGCTGGAGGGGGACGTAGTCCTTGTGACCAAAGACATTCTTCTTCGGATCAAAGCTCAGATCATCGGCGTTAAGGCAGAGGATTTCACTGCAGAGCAGGTGCCGGAACGGTCCGACCAGTATCAAGGAAGAACTGAGGTCTATGTACCGGAAGAAAGTTTTAAGGATTATAAGAAAAAAGGAATTCCCATAGATCAAGTTTATGTCATGGATGAAACAGGAGAAAAAAGAAAACCAGAACTTACAGAAAACCAGTTTATTCTATTAAAGGCTGACCAGTCCACGAAAAAAACAGTGCTGGGAAGGGTGAGCAAAACAAAAATTGTACCCCTGGAGTATGGAAAGCATAAGCCTTATGGTATATCGCCCAGAAATGCAGGCCAGTATTTTCTCCAGGAAGCCTTAATGCAGCCGGCAGAAACCGCTCCCCTTGTAATCGTAAAGGGAATGGCTGGAACGGCTAAGACCTTTTATTCTCTGGCGGTTGGCCTGGAAAAGCTTTTAAACAATCCTACCGGAGAATACCGCCGTATCATGATAAGCCGTCCGAATGCCCAGTTTGATTCAGACATCGGATTCCTGCCAGGAGATGAACAGGAAAAAATATCACCCCTCATGCGTCCTGTCATTGATAACCTGGAGCAGCTCATTGATTCCAACGAAGAGAAGCGGTATGAAAAGGAAGAGGAGCTGGCAGGAAAAATAGAGGAGATATTTGGTCGCGGCCTCATAAAGACCGAAGCCCTCAACTACATTCGGGGCCGCTCCATCGTACAGACCTATTTAATTATAGATGAAGCCCAGAATATGACACCCAATCAAGTAAAGGGAATCATCACCCGTGCTGGAAAGGGAACTAAGATAATTCTCCTTGGAGATCCAAACCAGATAGACCGACCATTTCTTGATGAGAGAACCAACGGCTT